The following proteins come from a genomic window of Marispirochaeta sp.:
- a CDS encoding glycoside hydrolase family 2 TIM barrel-domain containing protein, whose translation MKKSDNFEESIHNEAYYAKCDVRNLNHSTMICKAGRRTEKLNGLWNYVMDQYDVGLRDNWHVPRKIDENGVQEPWDYHVDEGELTFIPCCWNKIKPEYFWFEGCGWFSRHFRYIKQDNSERIFLHIGGANYDTKVFLNYTFLGNHVGGSTPFFAELTEEIQQENVIQICVNNTRTSDRVPMKNTDWFNWGGLYRDIELIRVPQDFVRDFRIHLVPNSRFDKIEVAVRVSDETAQDSVRLSIPELNIDRDITLTDGVCREVLKVSPELWSPENPKLYDVSLAFRRDTVSDRVGFREIRVKGREILLNGKNIWLKGIAVHEDDAELGKVSSAEDINRRFAHAKELGCNYLRLSHYPHHELAAKIADEQGLLLWEEIPVYWAIDFTRQATYTDAQNQLLELISRDYNRASVIIWAIGNENADTDERLDFMSRLAKTAKSNDGSRLVTAACLVNHAKNRIEDRLTEYLDIIGLNEYYGWYKTRFKDLIELGENSQPDKPVLITEFGAGAKAGHHGSISEKFTEEYAEEVYKQQLATIDRLDYVKGISPWILYDFTCPRRNNRYQRGYNRKGLIAEDKKTRKLPFFVLQDFYKR comes from the coding sequence ATGAAAAAGAGCGACAATTTTGAAGAGTCCATCCACAACGAAGCCTACTATGCAAAATGCGATGTTCGTAATTTGAACCATTCCACCATGATCTGCAAAGCCGGACGGCGGACTGAGAAACTGAACGGCCTCTGGAACTATGTTATGGACCAGTACGATGTAGGTTTGCGGGACAACTGGCATGTGCCGCGAAAAATTGATGAGAACGGCGTACAGGAACCGTGGGATTATCATGTCGACGAAGGCGAGCTGACCTTTATTCCCTGCTGCTGGAACAAAATCAAACCGGAGTATTTTTGGTTCGAAGGCTGCGGCTGGTTCAGTCGCCATTTCCGGTATATAAAACAGGACAATTCTGAGCGTATTTTTCTTCATATAGGCGGGGCCAACTATGATACCAAAGTCTTTTTAAACTATACGTTTCTGGGCAATCATGTCGGCGGCTCAACTCCTTTTTTTGCAGAACTGACGGAGGAAATACAGCAGGAGAACGTGATCCAGATTTGTGTTAACAATACCCGGACCTCAGACCGGGTACCCATGAAAAACACCGACTGGTTTAACTGGGGAGGCCTCTATCGGGATATAGAACTCATCCGTGTACCGCAGGATTTTGTCAGGGACTTCCGTATTCATCTTGTACCGAACAGCCGCTTCGATAAAATCGAGGTCGCTGTCAGGGTGTCCGACGAAACGGCGCAGGACAGCGTTCGCCTCAGCATTCCTGAGCTGAATATCGATCGCGATATCACGCTGACTGACGGCGTCTGCCGTGAGGTGCTAAAGGTGTCTCCCGAACTCTGGTCTCCGGAGAACCCGAAACTCTACGATGTATCCCTTGCGTTTCGCCGCGATACTGTTTCGGACCGTGTCGGATTCAGGGAGATACGGGTAAAAGGTAGGGAGATCCTTCTCAACGGAAAGAATATCTGGCTGAAGGGAATAGCCGTTCATGAGGATGACGCCGAGCTCGGCAAGGTCAGTTCAGCAGAGGATATTAATCGGCGTTTCGCTCATGCCAAGGAACTCGGCTGTAACTATCTGCGACTGTCCCACTATCCGCACCACGAGCTGGCCGCTAAAATCGCCGATGAGCAGGGGCTGCTCCTGTGGGAAGAAATACCTGTCTATTGGGCAATCGATTTTACCCGCCAGGCCACCTACACGGATGCCCAGAACCAGCTCCTGGAACTGATCAGCCGGGATTACAACCGCGCCAGTGTAATCATCTGGGCTATCGGTAACGAAAACGCCGACACGGACGAACGCCTTGATTTTATGAGCAGACTGGCTAAAACGGCTAAATCAAATGACGGTTCCCGGCTTGTGACAGCAGCCTGTCTTGTCAATCACGCAAAAAACCGCATAGAAGACCGGCTGACCGAGTATCTCGATATTATCGGGCTGAACGAATACTACGGCTGGTATAAGACCCGCTTTAAAGACCTTATTGAACTTGGGGAGAATTCACAGCCCGATAAACCGGTACTGATTACCGAATTCGGCGCCGGCGCGAAAGCCGGACATCACGGTTCCATATCAGAGAAATTTACTGAGGAGTACGCGGAGGAGGTTTACAAACAGCAGCTTGCAACCATCGACAGACTCGACTATGTCAAAGGTATAAGTCCCTGGATCCTCTACGATTTTACCTGTCCACGGAGAAACAACCGGTACCAGAGGGGATATAACCGCAAAGGTCTGATTGCCGAGGATAAAAAGACCAGGAAACTGCCGTTCTTTGTACTGCAGGATTTTTACAAGCGGTAA
- a CDS encoding sugar ABC transporter permease: MSISTVKTPGSPRKLLSSAASRNFAGYMFISPWLLGFFTFTIIPIVTSAYYALTKYDILDEPIFIGFENFRIMMQDKLFWQSMKVTFHYVFCSVPLRLLFALFIAVLLNQKARFQKFHQTVYYLPSILGGSIAVAVMWRRLFMSGGAVNAILGIIGIESNVSWIGRADTALWTLIVLAVWQFGSSMLIFLAGLKQIPDSYYETAEIDGASKAQRFFRITLPCLSPVIFFNLVMQLIASFIVFTQAFVVSGGSGDPLNSTLVYVLYLYQRAFKYYQMGYASAMAWVLVLIIGLFTLILFRTSGKWVYYESKEGK, translated from the coding sequence ATGAGTATAAGCACGGTAAAGACACCGGGTTCTCCCCGAAAACTCTTGAGTTCCGCCGCAAGTCGTAATTTTGCAGGATACATGTTTATAAGCCCCTGGCTGCTGGGCTTTTTTACCTTTACCATTATTCCCATCGTAACCTCGGCATACTACGCACTGACAAAGTACGATATTCTGGATGAACCGATTTTTATCGGATTCGAGAATTTCAGAATCATGATGCAGGACAAACTGTTCTGGCAATCCATGAAGGTAACCTTTCATTACGTTTTTTGCTCGGTACCTCTCAGGCTGCTGTTCGCCCTTTTTATCGCCGTACTGTTGAATCAGAAGGCCCGTTTCCAGAAGTTTCACCAGACCGTTTACTACCTGCCGTCCATACTGGGCGGAAGTATCGCGGTGGCCGTGATGTGGCGCCGGCTTTTTATGTCCGGCGGCGCGGTCAACGCCATATTGGGGATAATCGGGATCGAATCCAATGTTTCCTGGATCGGACGGGCGGATACGGCTTTATGGACCCTGATCGTTCTGGCGGTCTGGCAGTTCGGCTCTTCCATGCTGATATTCCTGGCGGGCCTTAAGCAGATTCCCGACTCGTACTATGAAACCGCCGAAATCGACGGGGCCAGCAAGGCCCAGAGGTTCTTCAGGATTACCCTGCCCTGCCTCTCCCCGGTTATCTTCTTCAATCTGGTTATGCAGCTTATCGCGAGTTTTATCGTCTTTACCCAGGCTTTTGTGGTCTCCGGAGGTTCGGGGGATCCCCTGAACAGTACCCTTGTCTACGTTCTGTACCTCTATCAGAGGGCCTTCAAGTACTATCAGATGGGATATGCCAGCGCCATGGCCTGGGTCCTGGTACTGATAATCGGCCTGTTTACCCTTATTCTGTTCCGGACCTCCGGAAAGTGGGTGTACTACGAATCGAAGGAAGGCAAGTGA
- a CDS encoding sugar ABC transporter substrate-binding protein, which produces MKKAFSAMLLGVFLLSTLGLWAAGSAESQEGPVELRVAWWGNPTRDERTLGVIDLYQEKNPGVTIEPETVGWGGYWDRINTQVAGGNLPDVMQHDYAYLFQFVSRNQLADMTPYVNNGTINLSGVDESYLSGGRINGKLYGISLGTNAVALVYDPAVLEKAGIAEPDPDWTMGDFEDLAREIYAKTRVRTLPFFTTDPKVGFENWIRQTGKPLFAPDGSSLGFTDTKPLEEFFKIQVRLIEDGVMIPPEESFVSLSPQEGFLARGGSWCDFMWSNQFIAFQDAANRPLKMTLVPGIEGAKRPGTYLKPSMFFAIPATSEKKDEAAKFINFFLTDPEANKILLGERGVPIIPTVREVVKSVVGSQMQIIFDYITLVGDGNASPIDPPDPAASGEFLKMFRDVTQEVLMGAITPQAGAQKVMTSAGNILSR; this is translated from the coding sequence ATGAAAAAAGCATTTTCAGCAATGCTCCTAGGAGTCTTCCTGCTTTCCACACTGGGTTTGTGGGCTGCAGGAAGCGCGGAATCGCAGGAGGGCCCGGTCGAACTGCGTGTAGCCTGGTGGGGTAACCCTACCAGGGACGAACGGACCCTGGGAGTAATTGATCTCTATCAAGAGAAGAACCCGGGCGTAACCATCGAACCTGAAACCGTCGGTTGGGGCGGATACTGGGACCGGATCAACACCCAGGTTGCCGGGGGTAACCTGCCCGATGTCATGCAGCACGACTATGCCTATCTCTTTCAGTTTGTTTCCCGCAACCAGCTGGCCGATATGACTCCTTACGTCAATAACGGAACCATCAACCTGTCAGGGGTGGACGAGTCCTATCTTTCCGGAGGCCGGATAAACGGGAAGCTCTACGGGATAAGCCTCGGGACCAATGCGGTAGCCCTGGTGTACGATCCCGCCGTCCTGGAGAAAGCCGGCATCGCCGAACCGGACCCCGATTGGACAATGGGCGACTTTGAAGATCTGGCCCGGGAGATATATGCCAAAACCAGGGTTCGTACCCTGCCCTTTTTTACCACCGATCCCAAGGTCGGATTCGAAAACTGGATACGCCAGACGGGCAAACCCCTGTTCGCCCCCGACGGTTCGTCTCTCGGATTTACCGATACCAAACCCCTTGAAGAGTTCTTCAAAATCCAGGTTCGCCTTATTGAAGACGGAGTCATGATTCCGCCGGAAGAATCCTTTGTAAGCCTGAGTCCCCAGGAAGGCTTCCTGGCCCGGGGGGGCAGCTGGTGCGATTTCATGTGGAGCAACCAGTTTATTGCTTTTCAGGATGCGGCCAACCGTCCGTTGAAGATGACTTTAGTGCCTGGAATCGAAGGTGCAAAGCGTCCCGGAACCTATCTGAAACCGTCCATGTTCTTCGCCATTCCGGCGACTTCGGAAAAGAAGGATGAGGCGGCGAAATTTATCAACTTCTTTCTTACCGACCCGGAAGCGAACAAAATCCTCCTCGGAGAGAGGGGTGTTCCCATTATCCCGACGGTCCGGGAAGTTGTTAAATCGGTTGTCGGCAGTCAAATGCAGATTATTTTCGATTACATCACCTTAGTGGGAGACGGAAACGCCAGTCCAATAGATCCTCCGGATCCCGCTGCCTCCGGCGAATTCCTCAAGATGTTCAGGGATGTTACCCAGGAAGTGCTGATGGGAGCGATCACTCCCCAGGCAGGTGCACAAAAGGTGATGACCTCGGCCGGAAATATCTTAAGCAGATAA
- a CDS encoding LacI family DNA-binding transcriptional regulator has protein sequence MTKTEKLINLSGVSRSTVFRFLRGDSIRQDTKNRILSAMQQLDILYERPLREKTGSLIISIRPDFNYFKGYGLSIMGFMNQAELYGYTVQLQTEQLNFPERSNTSSCAGVLILGKTIDDEEHDIALLKKAGIPHVLVNRMFDDNSISWVSVDIQKAAKDAVAHLIELGHREIGTWGATGHYRIDRDKRKGYEEAFREKSLPVPASRFDDASDGVIEEVIQRLIDENRLPPAWFAASDEVAMRLAKVVRENGLSIPEDIALVGMDDVNPAAYMNPSLTSIHIPYQDAGAAAMDVLQLQINNPGNLSHRIVLKHRLVIRESCGAKARGREL, from the coding sequence ATGACAAAAACAGAAAAACTGATAAATCTTTCCGGAGTATCTCGAAGTACGGTTTTCCGTTTCTTAAGGGGAGACAGTATTCGGCAGGATACTAAAAACAGAATCCTTTCGGCTATGCAGCAATTAGATATACTCTACGAACGCCCTTTAAGAGAAAAAACCGGGTCACTGATTATCTCCATTAGACCGGATTTTAATTATTTCAAAGGCTACGGGCTGTCAATCATGGGCTTTATGAATCAAGCGGAGCTATACGGCTACACTGTCCAGCTTCAGACGGAACAGCTTAATTTTCCGGAAAGATCGAACACTTCTTCCTGCGCGGGTGTCCTCATTCTTGGAAAGACCATTGATGACGAAGAACACGACATCGCCCTGCTGAAAAAGGCGGGGATTCCTCATGTCCTGGTTAACCGCATGTTCGACGACAACAGCATAAGCTGGGTTTCCGTGGATATTCAGAAAGCCGCCAAAGACGCGGTTGCCCATCTGATTGAACTGGGGCATCGGGAGATCGGTACCTGGGGCGCGACCGGGCATTATCGCATCGACCGGGACAAGCGAAAAGGATATGAAGAGGCCTTTCGCGAGAAGTCCCTCCCTGTACCCGCCAGTCGCTTCGACGACGCCAGTGACGGCGTTATTGAAGAAGTTATTCAAAGGCTTATAGATGAAAACCGTCTGCCTCCGGCCTGGTTTGCTGCATCGGACGAGGTGGCCATGAGACTGGCCAAGGTCGTTCGGGAAAACGGGCTGTCCATACCCGAAGATATCGCCCTGGTTGGAATGGATGATGTTAATCCGGCGGCCTACATGAATCCTTCCTTGACCAGCATCCATATTCCCTATCAGGATGCCGGTGCCGCTGCCATGGATGTTTTACAACTGCAGATCAACAACCCGGGTAACCTGTCTCACAGAATCGTCCTTAAACACCGGCTTGTCATTCGGGAGTCCTGCGGTGCAAAAGCGCGAGGCCGGGAACTATGA
- a CDS encoding DUF2264 domain-containing protein translates to MYYEKLKNNPVKDIRDLEQALLDTVEPYLAHASRGYARIDAGPSGATFSATAVQLEGFARLLWGLVPYLAGRNRNLNETAGSQSSGGFDYSEFIARGIRNGVDPEHPEFWGVPGDYDQLLVEMAVFGYALLLIPDIVWEPLDSRARRNFSRWLSFINQRQIPDCNWVFFRILVNCGLLKVGAEGYDRELLEDALKLTDTFYLTEAGDGWYNDGFPSRRRARDYYIPWAMHYYGLIFSSLCGDMYPEYAAKYRERAVLFAEEFASWFAATGAALPYGRSLTYRFAQGAFWGALPLALDDASYDWKTAKGIFLSNLRWWFGQSAYTETGLLSVGYTYPNQYMAERYNSPNSPLWALKAFIPLAVPETHPFWQDTEHIAVKEEAPKPGQCSQQGSTGFHICSDSEAGHLYALNCGQWTPGVPNEHLHMAEKYAKFAYSASFAFNVVTDTYGIDKLAPDNMLLLSDGEEYYRYRKETFDHQVTNSYVYSKWNPYSDVQVETWLGPIDAGRWHLRAHRIISDRPLKAAEGGFPLPFGDEFYPLPGDDARKSNAESTVTTGQGISRIVDCRALREGLLVIASPNSNIMHPRVVIPTLLSEHKPGEFWLGCLVHAHPDPNEKAGIPRFSEALESFPETVQQNLLNSGEIS, encoded by the coding sequence ATGTACTATGAAAAACTCAAGAACAATCCGGTCAAGGACATCCGGGATCTGGAACAAGCCCTCCTGGATACTGTCGAACCTTATCTTGCACATGCAAGCCGGGGATACGCGCGGATTGACGCAGGACCGTCGGGAGCGACCTTCAGTGCGACAGCGGTACAGCTGGAAGGATTCGCACGGCTGCTGTGGGGACTCGTTCCGTACCTGGCGGGACGAAACCGCAATCTGAATGAAACCGCCGGGTCCCAAAGCAGCGGCGGTTTCGACTATAGCGAGTTTATAGCCAGGGGTATACGCAACGGGGTCGACCCGGAACACCCTGAGTTCTGGGGAGTTCCCGGCGATTACGATCAGCTGTTGGTCGAAATGGCGGTTTTCGGGTATGCATTACTTCTGATTCCCGACATAGTGTGGGAGCCTCTGGATTCCAGGGCCAGGAGGAATTTTTCCAGGTGGCTCTCTTTTATAAACCAACGGCAGATACCGGACTGTAACTGGGTGTTCTTCCGCATTCTGGTGAACTGCGGCCTGCTGAAAGTCGGTGCCGAAGGTTATGACAGGGAGCTGCTCGAAGACGCCTTAAAGCTGACGGATACGTTTTACCTGACCGAAGCCGGGGATGGCTGGTACAACGACGGTTTTCCGTCCCGGAGAAGGGCCCGGGATTACTATATCCCCTGGGCAATGCACTATTACGGACTGATTTTCTCCAGCTTATGCGGCGATATGTATCCTGAGTATGCGGCAAAATACCGCGAAAGGGCAGTGCTGTTCGCTGAAGAGTTCGCTTCCTGGTTCGCAGCAACCGGTGCGGCGCTTCCCTATGGCCGGAGCCTGACCTACCGATTCGCCCAGGGTGCCTTTTGGGGAGCCCTTCCCTTGGCCCTGGATGACGCCTCCTATGACTGGAAGACAGCCAAAGGCATTTTTCTGAGTAACCTGCGTTGGTGGTTCGGGCAATCGGCGTACACGGAGACGGGCTTGCTTTCGGTCGGATATACCTACCCGAATCAGTACATGGCAGAACGCTATAATTCCCCCAATTCGCCCTTATGGGCCTTGAAAGCCTTTATTCCTCTGGCTGTACCGGAGACGCATCCCTTTTGGCAGGACACGGAGCATATCGCCGTAAAGGAGGAGGCTCCAAAGCCGGGGCAGTGCAGTCAGCAAGGGAGTACCGGTTTTCACATCTGTTCGGATTCGGAGGCAGGGCATCTGTATGCATTAAATTGCGGACAGTGGACGCCGGGAGTTCCGAATGAACATCTGCATATGGCCGAGAAGTACGCGAAGTTCGCCTATTCCGCCTCCTTCGCCTTTAATGTAGTTACCGACACCTATGGAATCGACAAGCTCGCCCCCGACAACATGCTGCTGCTGAGCGACGGAGAGGAATATTACCGCTACAGGAAGGAAACTTTCGATCACCAGGTGACCAACTCATATGTCTATTCGAAATGGAACCCCTACAGCGACGTGCAGGTGGAAACATGGCTGGGGCCGATAGATGCCGGCAGGTGGCATCTCAGGGCCCACAGAATCATCTCGGACCGGCCCCTGAAGGCAGCCGAAGGCGGTTTTCCGCTGCCCTTTGGTGATGAGTTCTATCCTCTACCAGGTGATGACGCGCGAAAATCCAACGCGGAATCTACAGTTACCACCGGACAGGGGATCAGCCGGATAGTGGATTGCAGAGCTCTACGCGAAGGGCTGCTCGTTATTGCCAGCCCCAATTCGAATATCATGCATCCGAGGGTAGTCATACCGACACTGTTGAGCGAACACAAGCCCGGCGAGTTCTGGCTTGGTTGTCTGGTGCACGCACATCCTGATCCGAATGAAAAAGCAGGGATTCCGCGTTTTTCTGAAGCGCTGGAATCTTTTCCCGAAACCGTGCAACAAAATTTATTGAATTCCGGAGAAATCTCATGA
- a CDS encoding carbohydrate ABC transporter permease, with the protein MKRSRKEILTGIIFQVFLFALGFVMIYPILWMVANSFKTAEEIFGSASLIPEKLLFDNYQRGWRYVGSLTFATFFKNSFIYAGIATVGVVFSSALVAFGFSRIRFKGRNLWFGVMILTMIIPYQVIMVPQFIIFQKLGWINTFLPLIVPMCLGYPFFIFLMVQFIRGIPISLDESAWMDGCGRFMIFSRIIFPLMKPAIITTTIFSFYWRWEDFLGPLLYLNKPRLFTVSLALRMFSDPMTSTDWGAIFAMGTLSLVPVLVIFVSFQKYLSRGIATTGIKG; encoded by the coding sequence ATGAAACGGAGCAGGAAAGAAATCCTTACGGGAATTATATTTCAAGTCTTTCTGTTCGCGTTGGGATTCGTAATGATCTACCCCATTCTGTGGATGGTCGCCAATTCCTTCAAGACCGCCGAGGAGATTTTCGGTTCCGCATCGCTCATACCAGAAAAACTCCTGTTCGATAATTATCAGAGGGGTTGGCGGTATGTGGGCTCCCTGACCTTCGCCACCTTCTTTAAAAACTCCTTTATCTATGCCGGAATTGCAACCGTCGGAGTGGTCTTCTCCTCGGCCCTGGTCGCCTTCGGTTTTTCAAGAATCCGTTTTAAGGGACGGAACCTCTGGTTCGGGGTGATGATCCTCACAATGATTATCCCTTATCAGGTTATCATGGTTCCCCAGTTCATTATCTTTCAAAAGCTGGGCTGGATAAATACCTTTCTTCCGCTGATCGTTCCCATGTGTCTCGGGTATCCCTTCTTTATCTTTCTTATGGTGCAGTTTATCCGCGGTATTCCCATATCCCTGGATGAGTCTGCCTGGATGGACGGCTGCGGACGGTTCATGATATTTTCCCGGATAATCTTTCCCCTTATGAAGCCGGCCATTATAACCACGACAATCTTCAGCTTTTACTGGCGCTGGGAGGATTTTCTGGGACCGCTTCTCTACCTGAACAAACCCCGGCTCTTTACCGTTTCCCTGGCCTTGAGGATGTTCTCGGACCCGATGACCTCCACGGACTGGGGCGCCATATTCGCCATGGGAACCCTTTCGCTGGTACCGGTGCTGGTAATATTCGTATCCTTCCAAAAATACTTGAGCCGCGGAATAGCTACAACCGGTATAAAAGGATAA
- a CDS encoding glycoside hydrolase family 88 protein — protein MADTILTIDRDELLTVIHKVVHRTMNIDFTWEWPCGVAFYGITKAWDVTGNEEYIEFLKNWVDEYMEIGLPKFTVNTVSMGHTLINLYQTRGEQKYLDLATAKAEYLQNTALRFGDRVLQHTVSAGNDFPGQAWADTLFMAAYFLLRLGRLLNNETYIEDALHQYLAHEELLQDVKTNLFYHGYDNSTKGHMSGVFWGRANAWAALTMAEAKNYINYLYPEFMAIDGTLRDHLAALVRLQSPNGLWHTVLDDANTYEEISASAGIAAALVLNRHPLHAKTVMAAYRGILDNIGEDGSVRNVSAGTAVMETVQNYNRVPRKRVQGWGQGLTLAFLSALVKYQQEAESKSK, from the coding sequence GTGGCGGATACTATACTGACAATCGACCGGGATGAGTTGCTTACTGTTATCCACAAGGTAGTGCATCGGACCATGAACATCGATTTTACCTGGGAATGGCCCTGCGGAGTCGCTTTCTATGGCATAACCAAAGCATGGGACGTCACCGGCAATGAAGAGTACATAGAGTTTCTTAAGAACTGGGTGGACGAATATATGGAAATCGGCCTGCCAAAATTCACGGTTAATACAGTTTCCATGGGGCACACCCTTATTAACCTGTATCAGACACGTGGTGAACAGAAGTATCTGGATCTCGCGACAGCCAAAGCAGAGTACCTGCAGAATACGGCCCTGAGGTTTGGGGACCGGGTCTTGCAGCATACCGTTTCGGCGGGCAATGATTTTCCGGGGCAGGCCTGGGCCGATACCCTGTTCATGGCCGCTTACTTCCTCTTGAGACTCGGCAGGCTGCTTAATAATGAGACGTATATCGAGGACGCTCTTCATCAGTATCTGGCCCATGAGGAACTTCTCCAGGACGTAAAGACGAATCTTTTTTATCATGGCTACGACAACAGCACAAAAGGCCACATGTCCGGGGTATTCTGGGGCAGAGCCAACGCATGGGCGGCGTTGACCATGGCGGAAGCGAAAAACTATATCAACTATCTCTATCCCGAGTTCATGGCCATTGACGGAACTTTACGGGATCATCTGGCCGCCCTGGTTCGTCTCCAGAGTCCCAACGGTTTGTGGCATACCGTTCTGGACGACGCGAATACCTACGAGGAAATATCCGCCAGCGCGGGGATAGCAGCCGCCCTGGTCCTGAACAGACACCCCCTGCATGCCAAAACCGTTATGGCCGCTTACCGCGGCATCCTGGACAATATCGGCGAAGACGGTTCGGTCCGCAATGTTTCCGCCGGCACAGCTGTCATGGAGACGGTGCAGAACTACAACCGGGTACCGCGGAAGCGCGTTCAAGGCTGGGGGCAGGGGCTTACTCTCGCCTTTCTGTCCGCCCTTGTAAAGTATCAACAGGAAGCGGAATCGAAGTCGAAATAG
- a CDS encoding carbohydrate ABC transporter permease: MENFPTYILNSFKITFSITALQLVTATTAGYALSKLKWPGRGFVFMLYVSSIMIPFQVYIIPQFIIIRNLNLYDTHLALILVSSFTAFGTFLVRQFFMTIPDSYIEAAKINGANHFYIYSKIVLPLSKPVIATLTILSFRYWWNDLFTALIYIISKERKTLPLGLADFISEYDVYYGPQMAASLIAIIPVVVIFIFAQKYIVQGVVGSGIKG; this comes from the coding sequence ATGGAGAATTTTCCTACCTATATTCTGAATTCGTTTAAAATTACCTTTTCCATTACCGCACTCCAGCTGGTGACAGCGACGACAGCGGGGTATGCTCTCTCCAAATTGAAATGGCCGGGGCGCGGCTTTGTTTTTATGCTGTACGTCTCCTCCATAATGATACCTTTTCAGGTTTACATCATTCCGCAGTTTATCATTATCAGGAATCTTAATCTGTACGATACACATCTGGCGCTCATCCTGGTGTCGTCTTTTACGGCCTTCGGTACTTTTCTGGTCAGGCAATTTTTTATGACCATACCCGATTCTTATATTGAAGCGGCCAAGATAAACGGGGCGAATCACTTCTACATTTATTCGAAGATTGTTCTCCCGCTTTCCAAACCGGTAATTGCGACCCTGACAATACTGTCGTTTCGCTACTGGTGGAACGATCTTTTTACCGCCTTGATCTATATCATTTCCAAGGAGCGGAAGACCCTGCCATTAGGGCTGGCGGACTTTATTTCGGAATACGATGTGTATTACGGGCCCCAGATGGCTGCTTCTCTGATAGCAATTATTCCTGTAGTGGTAATTTTTATTTTCGCCCAGAAGTACATCGTCCAGGGTGTTGTGGGAAGCGGAATAAAGGGATAG
- a CDS encoding IS110 family transposase, whose protein sequence is MEEKIRYVGIDLGKRTYQCAILDEKAKNQQFNGKADGIGLERLAKRLGNDDLVGLEAGNNAFNIARYLTDRVGCHVVVLNPGKLAMIYQSLKKTDREDAVQIARLLQRNPVEELPTVPLPTKKEEEERSVVAELATYKADRTRYINRLHSVFLDSGITTITKADLKTASNREKNVLTLLTGRHVREARRLIEMVAYCEAIIEDLEQETKQFLESEKNTGILMSVPGVGPATALAFIAYVGDGSRFANADQVANYAGLTPRVDSSGETHRMGPISKRGCAYLRRVIVQAA, encoded by the coding sequence ATGGAAGAGAAGATTCGGTATGTAGGCATCGACCTTGGTAAACGGACTTACCAGTGTGCGATTCTCGATGAGAAAGCCAAGAATCAACAGTTCAATGGAAAAGCCGATGGGATTGGCTTAGAGCGACTTGCCAAGAGATTGGGTAATGATGATTTGGTAGGACTGGAAGCGGGGAACAATGCGTTCAATATTGCTCGATATCTGACTGACCGGGTTGGGTGCCATGTTGTTGTTCTGAACCCTGGGAAGCTTGCAATGATTTACCAATCGCTGAAAAAAACGGATAGGGAAGATGCAGTACAAATTGCCCGCCTGTTACAGCGGAACCCGGTAGAAGAATTGCCAACCGTACCGTTGCCAACGAAGAAAGAGGAAGAGGAGAGGTCAGTTGTAGCCGAACTGGCAACTTACAAAGCAGACCGAACAAGGTACATAAACCGGCTCCATAGTGTGTTTCTCGATTCGGGTATTACAACGATAACGAAAGCGGATCTAAAAACGGCATCGAACAGAGAGAAGAACGTATTGACCCTTCTTACCGGACGGCATGTTCGAGAAGCGAGGCGACTGATAGAAATGGTTGCCTACTGTGAAGCGATTATTGAAGATTTAGAACAGGAAACAAAGCAGTTCCTGGAATCCGAGAAGAACACTGGGATTCTCATGTCTGTCCCAGGAGTCGGTCCTGCTACCGCGTTGGCTTTTATTGCCTACGTAGGGGATGGAAGTCGATTTGCGAATGCAGATCAGGTGGCAAACTACGCAGGCCTCACACCTCGGGTCGATAGCTCTGGGGAAACTCATCGAATGGGGCCAATATCAAAGCGAGGATGTGCATATTTGCGCAGAGTGATCGTACAGGCAGCATAG